A stretch of Lactuca sativa cultivar Salinas chromosome 6, Lsat_Salinas_v11, whole genome shotgun sequence DNA encodes these proteins:
- the LOC111891933 gene encoding AP-2 complex subunit alpha-2-like: MVKVSAYLLGEYSHLLARRPGCSPKDIFVIIHEKLPTVSTPTISILLSTYAKILMHSQPPDPELQNQIWAIFSKYETCIDIEIQQRAVQLFIFNSTLEKILNF; the protein is encoded by the exons ATGGTGAAG GTTAGCGCTTATCTGCTTGGAGAATACAGCCATCTTTTGGCCAGACGACCTGGGTGTAGCCCAAAGGACATTTTTGTCATTATACATGAGAAGCTTCCTACTGTATC GACTCCAACAATATCCATTCTTCTCTCAACATACGCAAAGATTTTGATGCACTCTCAACCACCAGATCCCGAATTACAAAACCAGATCTGGGCAATATTCAGCAA ATATGAAACATGCATTGATATTGAGATACAACAAAGAGCTGTACAGCTATTCATTTTCAATAGCACACTtgaaaaaattttaaacttttaa